TTCAGCGCATTTACCCGGGAGAGCTCGCTCGCGGGCAGAACTTAATCGGTCCCCAGCGCGACGATTTTGCCTTCACGCTCAACGGTATGCCGGCTAAGGAATACGCTTCCAACGGGGAAGAGTGGACCCTGGCGCTCGCGCTGAGATTGGCTGAATACCAGCGTTTATCCGAGCAAGCTGACAGTAATCCTATCTTGGTTTTAGACGATGTGTTTGCGCAGCTAGACGAGCAAAGGCGTAGGCAGATCCTCCAGTTTGCCCAGCGCCAGCCCCAGGTCATTATGACCGTGGCGGCCTTGAGCGACATCCCGCAGACCGACCAGGCGCATGTGATTGACCTGGCGCAGTTGGTGCAGGAGAGGGCGGCCTTGGAAGCGAGCCTGCTGCCATGAGTAAGCCAATTGCACAGGAGCTGAAACTTGACCCGCGCAAGCTGCCGGCGCAGGTGTTTGAGCGGTTCGTTGAGCATGCTTTTAACCCCAAGGCCCGGCAGGAAGATGCCCGCTTGGCTTGGGAATCATTTGGCAAGCCCGGTCGTGACCCAACCGACTTTTCTCAAGTGTTCCAGGGGATAGCCGCTCAGGGCAAGTGGGTGCCGTATTTGAAGGTGGCTCAGCTGCGCGACCACTGGGATCAGGTGGTAGGCCCAGTCATTGGCCGGCAGTCGCGGGTGCTCTCCTACGAGCAGGGGCGGCTCATTATTCAGGCGCGAACTACCGTATGGGCCACGCAGCTGACCTATTTAGTGCCGCAGCTCAAGGGGACCATCTCCCAACGCTTGAATATGCCGGTGGACGAGATTCAAGTGACCGGTCCCCGCAGTTCCCGCTTTGCTGCAGGTAGGTAGTTGGCCGCTCGTGGGCTGGCAGCGGATGGAGAGAATACATACTAAGGAGCTGCTTCCCCTCGCTTCGTTTGCGGGGCAGATTGGGGCCCTAACTTCGCTATCAGCCCTCTGAGCCGTTTTCGTCGTATGTCGCTGGTAGAATACATGTAAGTGGTTAATCGTGCGCAAGGCCCTTTTTTGGGCGTTTTAGGGCGTATGAATCTTATTTTGACCCTTGCATGAAGCTGAAGGGCCTAGGAAGGAATCTCTGTGGCAGAGCGTGATTCGGATGTGTCTCAAGATGCACAGGATGTAGCTGCACCTGAGGAGCTCAATGAGCTGCAAGATGCCCAGCTGGATGATTCGCTGTCTCCTGACCATTATGATGCCAGTGATTTGCGAGTCTTGGAGGGTCTGGAAGCCGTCCGCTTAAGGCCTGGCATGTATATCGGCTCAACGGGGCCCAGGGGTTTGCATCATTTGGTCTACGAGATTGTCGACAACTCAGTCGACGAGGCCTTGGCTGGCTACGCGGACCATATTGAAGTGACTATTTTGCCTGACGACGGCATTCGCGTGGACGACAACGGCCGCGGCATTCCAGTTGACGAAGTGCCTGGTGAGGGCATTTCCGGCGTGGAGACCGTGATGACCAAACTCCACGCTGGCGGCAAGTTCGGCGGCGGCGGTTACGCGGTCTCCGGCGGCCTGCACGGCGTAGGTATTTCCGTGGTCAACGCCCTCTCCACCCGCATTGAGGTCGAGGTGCGGCGGCAGGGCTACCACTGGCACCAAACCTATGTCAACCAGCAGCCGCAGGCCCACCTGGCCAAGGGCGAACCGATGGGTGAGGACGAGTCCACTGGCACATCGGTGACCTTCTGGGCTGACCCGGAAGTGTTCGAGACGACTTCTTACGACTTTGAGACCCTGCGCGCTCGCTTCCAGCAGATGGCCTTCCTGAACAAGGGTCTGCGCCTGACCCTGACCGACCAGCGCCAGCCCGATTTGGCCGGTGACGAGGTGGCGGGCGAAGACGAGCCTGCCAGCCGCGAGCAGTCAGTTTCCTACCGCTACGAGAACGGTATCCGCGACTACGTTGAGTTCCTGGTCAAGACCAAGAAGGCCACGCCTGTAGAAGATGACATCATTGACTTCGAGGCTGAGGACCTGGATCTGGGCATTTCGGCCGAGGTGGCTATGCAGTGGACCGGTTCCTACTCGGAGTCGGTGCACACCTTTGCCAACACCATCTCCACCACTGAAGGCGGCGCGCACGAGGAAGGCTTCCGTGCGGCGCTGACTATGATGGTCAACCGCTACGCTCGAGATAAGAATATCCTGAAAGAAAAGGACGAGAACCTCTCGGGTGACGACGTGCGCGAGGGTCTGACAGCTGTGATTTCCGTCAAGATGACCAACCCGCAGTTTGAGGGCCAGACGAAGACCAAGCTGGGCAACCCCGAGGCGAAGACCTTCGTGCAGCGGGTCATGACCGAGCGCTTGACCGACTGGTTCGATGCTCATCCGGGCGAGGCCAAGGCCATTGTGCAAAAGGCTATCGAGGCTTCTCGGGCGCGTATTGCGGCCAAGAAAGCGCGCGAATCCACCAGGCGCAAGTCCATTTTTGAGACGGCCGGCATGCCCGACAAGCTCAAGGACTGCCAGTCCAACGACCCCGAAGAGTGCGAGCTCTTCATCGTCGAGGGTGATTCGGCAGGCGGCTCAGCTATCCAGGGGCGTAACCCCTTGACTCAGGCCATTCTGCCCCTGCGCGGCAAGATTTTGAACACTGAGCGCGCCTCCCTGGATCGCATGATGAAGTCCGACACGATCGAGTCGCTGATTACGGCTGTGGGCGGCGGCTACGGCGAAGAGTTCGACCTGAGCAAGGTGCGCTACCACAAGGTCATTATTATGGCTGACGCCGATGTGGACGGTGCTCACATTGCCACGCTGAACCTGACCCTCTTCTTCCGCTACATGCGGCCGATGATCACCGCTGGTTACGTGTACGTAGCTATGCCGCCGCTCTACCGGCTCAAGTGGACCAAGGGCCCGCACGACTTTGTCTATACCGATGCCGAACGCGACCGCGTCCTGGCCGAGGGCAAGTCCAAGGGTCGCCAGCTGCCCAAGGGCGAAGGTATTCAGCGCTACAAGGGCTTGGGCGAGATGAGTTACCAGGAGCTTTGGGAGACCACCATGGATCCTGACCACCGCATTTTGAAGAAGATTCACATTGAGGACGCAGCCCAGGCCGACGAGACCTTCACCATGCTCATGGGCGACGAAGTAGAGCCCCGCCGAATCTTTATTCAACGCAACGCCAAGGATGCCCGCTTCGTAGACGCCTGATGGCAGCTCAAGCGTACCGATGAGTGTGATGGACTGAAGAAAGCTGAAGGAATACAGTGGCAGACGACAACAACGAAAATAATGCTCAAGATGGGCTCGACGGGCTCAACTTGCCGGACGGGTCGCGCGAACCCCTGAGCCCCCAGGAGATGGACAATACCGACTACGGCCTCCTGAAGGGCGAGCGGATTCAGCCCATTGACCTGCAGCGGGAGATGAAGGACTCCTACCTGTCCTACGCCATCTCCGTGATTGTAGAACGTGCTCTACCAGATGTGCGCGACGGCATGAAGCCCGTCCACCGTCGTGTAATTTACGCCATGTACGACGGCGGCTACCGGCCCGACCGCGGCTACAACAAGTGCTCGCGCGTGGTGGGCGACGTGATGGGTAAGTACCACCCCCACGGCGACGCTGCCATTTACGACACGATTGTGCGCCTGGCTCAGTCCTGGTCCATGC
This window of the Bombiscardovia nodaiensis genome carries:
- the gyrB1 gene encoding DNA gyrase subunit B, which gives rise to MAERDSDVSQDAQDVAAPEELNELQDAQLDDSLSPDHYDASDLRVLEGLEAVRLRPGMYIGSTGPRGLHHLVYEIVDNSVDEALAGYADHIEVTILPDDGIRVDDNGRGIPVDEVPGEGISGVETVMTKLHAGGKFGGGGYAVSGGLHGVGISVVNALSTRIEVEVRRQGYHWHQTYVNQQPQAHLAKGEPMGEDESTGTSVTFWADPEVFETTSYDFETLRARFQQMAFLNKGLRLTLTDQRQPDLAGDEVAGEDEPASREQSVSYRYENGIRDYVEFLVKTKKATPVEDDIIDFEAEDLDLGISAEVAMQWTGSYSESVHTFANTISTTEGGAHEEGFRAALTMMVNRYARDKNILKEKDENLSGDDVREGLTAVISVKMTNPQFEGQTKTKLGNPEAKTFVQRVMTERLTDWFDAHPGEAKAIVQKAIEASRARIAAKKARESTRRKSIFETAGMPDKLKDCQSNDPEECELFIVEGDSAGGSAIQGRNPLTQAILPLRGKILNTERASLDRMMKSDTIESLITAVGGGYGEEFDLSKVRYHKVIIMADADVDGAHIATLNLTLFFRYMRPMITAGYVYVAMPPLYRLKWTKGPHDFVYTDAERDRVLAEGKSKGRQLPKGEGIQRYKGLGEMSYQELWETTMDPDHRILKKIHIEDAAQADETFTMLMGDEVEPRRIFIQRNAKDARFVDA